The following coding sequences lie in one Notolabrus celidotus isolate fNotCel1 chromosome 20, fNotCel1.pri, whole genome shotgun sequence genomic window:
- the atxn7l3 gene encoding ataxin-7-like protein 3 isoform X2: MTWSDSHYSAIKISHTDFQMKMEDMPLSGPDNTKLEALVHDIYSELVEDACLGLCFEVHRAVKQGYFFLDDTDQESLKEFEIVDQPGVDIFGQVYNQWKNKECECPNCKRLIAASRFAPHLEKCLGMGRNSSRIANRRLASNNNMSKSESDQEDNDDLNDNDWSYGAEKKAKKRKSEKNQNSPRRSKSLKHKNGDLGGSIPSETYKYNYNTGISYETLGPDEVRSLLTTQCGVISEHTKKMCTRPSLPDADAVVESDSFDIPDRQSVMSRLQWEDSPDISPADSASSKASTNHSDSRMPKKKKKTPLSLNSVGGSGGGGGVGGGGGGGGGSLTGGSSSSSQSNISLSTKKKRPKLQAPSISSIYDDLN; this comes from the exons ATGACCTG GTCAGACTCTCATTACTCTGCCATCAAGATTTCCCATACAGACTTTCAAATGAAAATGGAGGATATGCCCCTGTCAGGCCCAGACAACACCAAGCTGGAG GCCTTGGTCCATGACATCTACTCTGAGCTGGTGGAAGATGCCTGTTTGGGCCTGTGTTTCGAGGTTCATCGTGCTGTGAAGCAGGGCTATTTCTTCTTAGATGACACGGACCAAGAGAGCTTGAAAGAGTTTG AAATCGTGGATCAGCCAGGAGTGGACATATTTGGCCAAGTGTACAATCAGTGGAAGAACAAAGAGTGTGAATGCCCCAACTGCAAGAGATTGATAGCAGCTTCACGCTTCGCCCCACACTTAGAGAAATGTCTCGGGATGGGACGAAACAGCAGTCGCATTGCTAACCGCAG GCTTGCCAGCAATAATAACATGAGCAAATCAGAGAGCGACCAGGAGGACAATGATGACCTCAATGATAATGACTGGTCGTATGGAGCAGAGAAAAAAG CCAAGAAGAGAAAGTCAGAAAAG aatCAAAATTCCCCAAGAAGATCCAaatctttaaaacataaaaatg gtGACCTTGGAGGCAGCATCCCTTCAGAGACCTACAAG TACAACTACAACACTGGCATCAGTTATGAAACGTTGGGCCCTGATGAAGTCAGATCGCTTCTGACAACA CAATGTGGGGTGATCTCTGAGCACACCAAGAAAATGTGCACCAG GCCGTCCCTGCCTGATGCGGACGCCGTGGTGGAGAGCGACAGCTTCGACATTCCAGACAGACAGAGCGTGATGAGCCGCCTGCAGTGGGAAGACTCCCCTGATATCTCGCCTGCCGACTCTGCCTCCTCGAAAGCCA GCACCAACCATTCAGATTCAAGGATGcctaagaaaaagaagaagacacctCTTAGTTTGAACTCTGTGGGAggcagcggaggaggaggaggagtgggaggaggaggaggaggaggaggagggagtctaacaggaggcagcagcagcagctctcagagTAATATCAGCTTATCGACCAAAAAGAAGAGGCCCAAACTCCAAGCACCTTCAATCTCCAGCATCTACGACGACTTAAACTAG
- the atxn7l3 gene encoding ataxin-7-like protein 3 isoform X1, with protein MTWSDSHYSAIKISHTDFQMKMEDMPLSGPDNTKLEALVHDIYSELVEDACLGLCFEVHRAVKQGYFFLDDTDQESLKEFEIVDQPGVDIFGQVYNQWKNKECECPNCKRLIAASRFAPHLEKCLGMGRNSSRIANRRLASNNNMSKSESDQEDNDDLNDNDWSYGAEKKAKKRKSEKNQNSPRRSKSLKHKNGDLGGSIPSETYKYNYNTGISYETLGPDEVRSLLTTQCGVISEHTKKMCTRSQRCPQHTDEQRRAVRVFLLGPSAPSLPDADAVVESDSFDIPDRQSVMSRLQWEDSPDISPADSASSKASTNHSDSRMPKKKKKTPLSLNSVGGSGGGGGVGGGGGGGGGSLTGGSSSSSQSNISLSTKKKRPKLQAPSISSIYDDLN; from the exons ATGACCTG GTCAGACTCTCATTACTCTGCCATCAAGATTTCCCATACAGACTTTCAAATGAAAATGGAGGATATGCCCCTGTCAGGCCCAGACAACACCAAGCTGGAG GCCTTGGTCCATGACATCTACTCTGAGCTGGTGGAAGATGCCTGTTTGGGCCTGTGTTTCGAGGTTCATCGTGCTGTGAAGCAGGGCTATTTCTTCTTAGATGACACGGACCAAGAGAGCTTGAAAGAGTTTG AAATCGTGGATCAGCCAGGAGTGGACATATTTGGCCAAGTGTACAATCAGTGGAAGAACAAAGAGTGTGAATGCCCCAACTGCAAGAGATTGATAGCAGCTTCACGCTTCGCCCCACACTTAGAGAAATGTCTCGGGATGGGACGAAACAGCAGTCGCATTGCTAACCGCAG GCTTGCCAGCAATAATAACATGAGCAAATCAGAGAGCGACCAGGAGGACAATGATGACCTCAATGATAATGACTGGTCGTATGGAGCAGAGAAAAAAG CCAAGAAGAGAAAGTCAGAAAAG aatCAAAATTCCCCAAGAAGATCCAaatctttaaaacataaaaatg gtGACCTTGGAGGCAGCATCCCTTCAGAGACCTACAAG TACAACTACAACACTGGCATCAGTTATGAAACGTTGGGCCCTGATGAAGTCAGATCGCTTCTGACAACA CAATGTGGGGTGATCTCTGAGCACACCAAGAAAATGTGCACCAG GTCTCAGCGGTGTCCCCAGCACACGGACGAACAGAGGAGGGCCGTCAGGGTGTTCCTCCTGGGGCCGTCCGC GCCGTCCCTGCCTGATGCGGACGCCGTGGTGGAGAGCGACAGCTTCGACATTCCAGACAGACAGAGCGTGATGAGCCGCCTGCAGTGGGAAGACTCCCCTGATATCTCGCCTGCCGACTCTGCCTCCTCGAAAGCCA GCACCAACCATTCAGATTCAAGGATGcctaagaaaaagaagaagacacctCTTAGTTTGAACTCTGTGGGAggcagcggaggaggaggaggagtgggaggaggaggaggaggaggaggagggagtctaacaggaggcagcagcagcagctctcagagTAATATCAGCTTATCGACCAAAAAGAAGAGGCCCAAACTCCAAGCACCTTCAATCTCCAGCATCTACGACGACTTAAACTAG